TTCCGCAACGCACCCGCGATGAGCCGAGCCTGGGGCTGGTGCGCGTCAAGCCGGGCTTCGACCCCCAGGCCGTGGCCGACGACCTCCGCCGCCGCTTGCCGCGCGACGTCAACGTTTACACGCGCCGCGAGATCGAACGCAAAGAGCGCCAGCACTGGGTGACGCGCACCAGCGTGGGCGTGATCTTTTCGCTGGGCGTGGTGGTCGGGTTGATCGTCGGGGTGGCGATCGTCTATCAGGTGCTGTCCAGCGACATCGCCAACCACCAGTCGGAATACGCGACGCTGAAAGCGATGGGCTATTCGGGCCGCTATTTGGCGAGCGTGGTGCTCGAACAAGCGATCATTCTGGCCGTCGCCGGTTTTTGTCCCGGCTGGGCGTTTTCCTTCTTGCTTTACGACATCACGGAGCAGCGCGCTCACATTCCGATGCGAATGGGGTGGGAACTCTCCGCGAGCATCCTCGTGTTGAGCATCGTCATGTGTGCGATTTCCGGCGTCGCCGCCTTGCGTAAAGTGAACGCCGCCGATCCCGCGGATCTGTTTTAGGGATGAGGGATGAGAGACGAGAGACGAGAGATGAGGGATGCGGAATTCCCTGAACCCTGAACCCTGAACCCTGAACCCTGAACCCTGAACCCTGAACCCTGAACTCTGAACTCTGAACCCCGAACCCGATGCCCACTCCTCTTGCCTGGCTGAACCTGACGCACGACCGGCGCCGGCTGGCACTTGCGCTGGCCGGCGTCGGTTTCGCCGTGCTGCTCATGTGCATGGAGCTCAGCTTTCGCCAGGCGCTGTTCGACAGTACGGTCGAGGTCATACGCCAGATGAACGCCGAGTTGATTATCACCAGCCGGGCACAATACACCATCGTGGTCCGCGAGACGTTCAGCCGCCGCAGAGTGGCCCAGGCCGAAGCGTGTCCGGGCGTGCTGGCCGCTTATCCGCTCTACCTTGAGACGCACCGCTCGAACCTCAAGAACAGCGAAACCGGCGAAGCGGTTACTATCCGCGTGTTGGCTTTCAACCCCGATCACCCCGTGTTCAACATGCCCGAAGTCGAATCGCATCGGTCCGACTTGCGTCTCGCGGACCGGGTGTTGTTCGACCGCAAGTCGAAACCCGAATACGGTCATGTTACGCAGGGTCAGTCGATCGAATTGGCGGGCCGCAGCGTCGATGTGGTGGGGCTGTTCACGCTGGGCACGGATTTCGCCAACGACGGCAACTTGATGACCAGCGACGAAACCTACCGACGCCTGTTTCCCGTTCCGGGCAACGATCCTCTGAGTGCGGTCGACGTCGGTCTGGTCCGCCTGAAAAGCGGGCAGAGTCTCCTCGACCGTCAGCGCGACTTGCAAGAACTTCTCCCGGACGACGTGGTGGTGCTCACCAAGCAGGAGTTCGAACAGCGCGAGCGGTGGTTCTGGGAAACC
The DNA window shown above is from Pirellulales bacterium and carries:
- the devC gene encoding ABC transporter permease DevC; the protein is MPTPLAWLNLTHDRRRLALALAGVGFAVLLMCMELSFRQALFDSTVEVIRQMNAELIITSRAQYTIVVRETFSRRRVAQAEACPGVLAAYPLYLETHRSNLKNSETGEAVTIRVLAFNPDHPVFNMPEVESHRSDLRLADRVLFDRKSKPEYGHVTQGQSIELAGRSVDVVGLFTLGTDFANDGNLMTSDETYRRLFPVPGNDPLSAVDVGLVRLKSGQSLLDRQRDLQELLPDDVVVLTKQEFEQRERWFWETSTPIGYIFWLGTLMGFIVGSVICHQILYTDVADHLPEFATLKAMGYGNRYFVWLIMQEAVLLSLLGFVPGVACSQLICYLVAMLTNLKVGVHLATALTVLGMSIVMCIVSGCMTVRKVMELDPAELF